One stretch of Pseudomonadota bacterium DNA includes these proteins:
- a CDS encoding protein-glutamate O-methyltransferase CheR, translating into MSAAAKHNQALAAQAKTNEFELSDRDFNNLRRLVSEHTGISLSDQKRDLVYARLAKRLRVHGMTSFRAYCELLEQDPGEELEHFTNAITTNLTSFFREKHHFEFLQQDLVPMLLERYQKNRRLRIWSAGCSTGEEPYSLAITLREAIPDIDGRDIRILATDLDSNVVKTGAAGVYQAERINGLDSARIKRWFQRGKGGNQGRVRVADELRKLITFRQLNLMHDWPMRGQFDVIFCRNVVIYFDKPTQQVLFDRFANIMQPDSYLFIGHSETLHNVSERFQLVGKTIYRRLR; encoded by the coding sequence ATGAGTGCGGCTGCAAAGCACAACCAGGCGCTGGCAGCGCAGGCCAAGACCAACGAGTTCGAGCTTTCGGACCGTGACTTCAATAACCTGCGCCGTCTGGTCAGCGAGCATACCGGTATCAGTCTGTCGGACCAGAAGCGGGATCTGGTCTATGCCCGTCTGGCCAAGCGCCTGCGGGTGCACGGCATGACCAGCTTTCGTGCCTACTGCGAGCTGCTGGAGCAGGATCCGGGCGAGGAGCTGGAACATTTCACCAACGCGATCACGACCAACCTGACCTCGTTCTTCCGCGAGAAGCATCATTTCGAGTTCCTGCAGCAGGACCTGGTGCCGATGCTGCTGGAGCGTTACCAGAAGAACCGGCGGCTGCGCATCTGGTCGGCCGGTTGTTCCACCGGCGAGGAGCCCTATTCGCTCGCGATCACCCTGCGCGAGGCGATCCCCGACATCGACGGGCGCGATATCCGCATCCTGGCCACTGACCTCGACAGCAATGTCGTGAAGACCGGTGCGGCCGGCGTGTATCAGGCCGAGCGCATCAACGGGCTGGACAGCGCGCGGATCAAGCGCTGGTTCCAGCGCGGCAAGGGCGGCAACCAGGGCAGGGTCAGGGTCGCCGACGAACTGCGCAAGCTGATCACGTTCCGTCAGCTGAACCTGATGCATGACTGGCCGATGCGCGGACAGTTTGACGTCATCTTCTGCCGCAACGTGGTGATCTATTTCGACAAGCCGACCCAGCAGGTCCTGTTCGACCGCTTCGCTAATATCATGCAGCCGGACAGCTACCTGTTCATTGGGCACTCCGAGACCCTGCACAATGTCTCGGAGCGCTTCCAACTGGTCGGCAAGACCATCTACAGGAGACTGCGCTGA